The following coding sequences are from one Candidatus Latescibacter sp. window:
- a CDS encoding SDR family oxidoreductase: protein MKEFKDITYNFAGKVAVITGASSGIFQAVAKGYGEAGAAVAVCDINMAGAEETQKSIEAGGGVARVYKLDVSKVPSIIETVAQIIKDFGKIDVLINGAGVLFRSPAVDYPEDKWDFVVDIQCKGAFYMCREAGRHMIERGQGGKIINTSSMLAWSGGVMVASYAAGKAGITQVTKALCNEWAQYGINVNAIAPGYILTQITRPIHDDPKRNATVLDRLPSGRWGFPEDLVGPFLFLGSEAADYIHGTVLPVDGGWLAR, encoded by the coding sequence ATGAAAGAGTTCAAGGATATTACCTATAATTTCGCCGGGAAAGTAGCGGTCATAACCGGCGCTTCATCAGGCATATTCCAGGCGGTTGCGAAAGGTTATGGCGAGGCGGGAGCCGCGGTAGCCGTCTGCGACATCAATATGGCCGGAGCTGAAGAAACCCAAAAATCCATCGAGGCTGGCGGCGGAGTTGCAAGAGTTTACAAGCTGGATGTTTCGAAAGTCCCCTCTATAATCGAAACGGTGGCGCAGATCATCAAAGATTTCGGCAAGATAGACGTTCTTATCAACGGCGCCGGAGTCCTGTTCCGTTCTCCGGCTGTTGATTATCCGGAAGATAAATGGGATTTCGTAGTGGATATTCAATGTAAAGGGGCGTTTTACATGTGCCGCGAGGCAGGCCGTCACATGATCGAGCGCGGCCAGGGAGGTAAAATTATCAACACCTCGAGCATGCTGGCCTGGAGCGGCGGGGTCATGGTGGCCTCCTACGCCGCCGGAAAAGCCGGCATCACACAGGTTACCAAGGCCCTCTGCAACGAATGGGCCCAGTATGGAATCAATGTCAACGCCATCGCTCCCGGATACATTCTTACACAGATCACCCGTCCCATTCATGATGACCCGAAACGGAACGCAACTGTTCTCGACCGGCTGCCTTCGGGAAGATGGGGATTTCCGGAAGACCTTGTCGGGCCTTTTCTGTTCCTGGGTTCCGAAGCTGCGGATTATATTCATGGCACTGTTCTGCCGGTTGACGGCGGATGGCTGGCCCGGTAA
- the lexA gene encoding transcriptional repressor LexA — protein sequence MSKKLTDRQMAILTFIRDFAVDRGYPPTIPEIQKEFGIRSPNGVNNHIKALIRKGYIIRDSSRARALEIVGLHDGIPLLGLVAAGAPLLAEENFDGYFNLPEIYNSSGVFALRVKGSSMQNAGIFDGDFVIVRIQPTVEQGEIGVALINGEATVKRIYCDGNIIRLIPENETMQPMTVMRTDPGFSIGGKVIGVVRRL from the coding sequence ATGTCAAAAAAACTCACCGACCGTCAGATGGCAATTCTAACCTTTATCAGAGATTTTGCAGTAGACAGAGGATATCCGCCAACCATTCCCGAGATTCAGAAAGAATTCGGTATCAGGTCCCCCAACGGGGTGAACAACCATATTAAAGCGCTTATCCGTAAAGGATACATCATACGTGATTCCTCACGGGCTCGTGCGCTGGAAATAGTCGGCCTTCACGATGGTATCCCTTTACTCGGACTTGTTGCGGCCGGCGCTCCGCTATTGGCGGAAGAGAATTTCGACGGTTACTTCAATCTGCCGGAAATATACAATTCGAGCGGTGTGTTTGCTTTACGGGTCAAAGGCAGCAGCATGCAAAATGCGGGGATTTTCGACGGGGATTTTGTGATTGTCCGGATTCAACCGACAGTCGAACAGGGGGAAATCGGGGTCGCCCTTATCAACGGGGAGGCAACGGTGAAAAGAATCTACTGCGATGGCAACATAATCCGTCTCATCCCGGAAAATGAAACCATGCAGCCGATGACCGTGATGCGCACCGATCCGGGATTCAGTATAGGAGGCAAAGTCATCGGGGTGGTTCGGCGGCTGTAA
- a CDS encoding SUMF1/EgtB/PvdO family nonheme iron enzyme: MVCPHCGKETPADRSKCINCGAELKHIAPVPPGPADRTQITQSAGTEKTAVVPPSAPIQPDLEKPAPQSTASEETQLRETLSGRYEIIRKLGSGGMASVYLAREIALNREVAIKVLPQALLRDEDFVIRFKNEAQISANLEHPNIVRIYQISEEKNLCYFVMSYIPGGSIGDQIKTNKTIEIDDIIQWGAEVCSALSYAHQQGVIHRDLKPDNIMLDKSRRAVVMDFGIARAAIGTRLTQTGAVIGTPQYMSPEQARGKELDGRSDIYSMGMVLYQMATGTLPFQASDAASLMYMHVHENPEPPDVRNAKVPVWLRDIILKCLSKNPDDRFATADELGKALAVRMRPKLTRTLMADRIGERTSRTALYIGVAVVVLAAIGFFAWQKLSQAPSAPQTAVAPAPTGEGKTGTDAQAREDDSAFRQAEMVNTELSYTIYLKSFPQGRHASEAQTRITAFQANKPLPKPEIKPEQPQVAIKSTATAQQPASETNKQADLNREDNLAFQQAEIAGTRQAYSNYLKLYPSGIHSADAKSKIAALDEQETQKTKTQAEEENRKEDQTFQLAENTRTVQAYKTFLITYPNGRHSADAKAKISAFEEAAAAGDRIRLALNTLSMKLVNIPGGSFMMGSDKGGGDEKPAHAVTVNPFQMSETEITQTQFQDLMKSNPAFFKASGANPVERVSWFDAITFCNRLSERAKLDPCYDLKTGACDFTKNGFRLPTEAEWEYACRAETGTDYSTGDGPNALNRAGWYTDNSGEKTHPVGQKTANAWGLFDMHGNVWEWCQDWYAKDYYAGSPKQNAAGPSSGSERVLRGGSWIDNTGSCKASKRRSYSPNKNYSDIGFRVARRG; this comes from the coding sequence ATGGTTTGTCCTCACTGTGGGAAGGAAACTCCTGCTGATCGCTCAAAGTGCATCAATTGCGGCGCGGAATTGAAACACATTGCTCCTGTTCCCCCCGGCCCTGCGGACAGAACTCAGATAACCCAATCTGCGGGAACGGAAAAAACCGCTGTTGTTCCCCCTTCTGCGCCAATTCAGCCTGATCTCGAAAAACCTGCTCCTCAATCCACCGCCTCGGAAGAAACACAGCTCCGTGAGACGCTCTCAGGGCGTTATGAAATTATCCGCAAGCTCGGCTCGGGAGGCATGGCCTCAGTTTACCTCGCCCGTGAAATCGCTCTCAACCGTGAGGTGGCCATCAAAGTGCTTCCCCAGGCTCTTCTCCGCGACGAGGATTTTGTCATCCGGTTCAAAAATGAGGCGCAGATCTCCGCCAACCTGGAGCACCCCAATATCGTGCGGATTTACCAGATCAGCGAGGAGAAGAATCTCTGTTATTTCGTGATGAGCTACATTCCGGGAGGCTCCATCGGCGACCAGATCAAAACGAACAAGACCATCGAAATCGACGATATCATCCAGTGGGGGGCAGAAGTCTGCTCGGCGCTTTCCTATGCCCACCAGCAGGGAGTCATACACCGTGACCTGAAACCCGACAACATCATGCTCGACAAGAGCCGCCGCGCGGTAGTGATGGATTTCGGCATAGCCCGCGCTGCGATCGGAACCCGGCTCACCCAGACCGGCGCGGTGATCGGCACCCCGCAGTACATGAGTCCCGAACAGGCCAGGGGGAAGGAACTCGACGGCCGCAGCGATATCTATTCAATGGGCATGGTACTCTACCAGATGGCAACGGGGACTCTGCCTTTCCAGGCCTCCGATGCGGCTTCGCTCATGTACATGCATGTCCACGAGAATCCTGAGCCTCCGGATGTCCGTAACGCCAAGGTTCCTGTCTGGCTCCGTGACATCATTCTCAAATGCCTGTCCAAGAATCCCGATGACCGGTTCGCAACCGCCGATGAGCTGGGAAAAGCGCTTGCGGTGCGGATGAGACCGAAACTAACCAGAACGCTCATGGCAGACCGCATAGGAGAACGGACAAGCCGGACAGCCTTATATATCGGTGTTGCAGTTGTCGTCCTGGCGGCGATTGGATTTTTCGCCTGGCAGAAATTAAGTCAGGCACCTTCTGCGCCGCAGACCGCAGTTGCCCCTGCACCCACGGGAGAAGGAAAAACCGGCACGGATGCCCAGGCGCGCGAGGATGATTCGGCGTTCCGTCAGGCCGAGATGGTCAACACCGAGCTGTCCTATACCATCTATCTCAAGTCGTTTCCCCAGGGCCGCCATGCATCCGAAGCCCAGACGAGGATAACCGCATTCCAGGCGAACAAGCCCCTTCCGAAGCCAGAGATCAAACCGGAGCAGCCACAGGTCGCTATCAAATCTACAGCTACAGCCCAGCAGCCCGCGTCCGAGACAAACAAGCAGGCTGATCTCAACCGTGAGGACAATCTGGCTTTCCAGCAGGCCGAAATTGCCGGGACAAGGCAGGCCTATTCCAATTACCTCAAGCTCTATCCATCCGGCATCCATTCAGCGGATGCAAAATCGAAAATCGCCGCCCTCGACGAGCAGGAAACCCAGAAAACCAAAACCCAGGCAGAAGAAGAAAATCGCAAGGAAGACCAGACCTTCCAACTGGCGGAAAACACCCGCACCGTCCAGGCATACAAAACCTTTCTTATCACCTACCCGAACGGCCGTCATAGCGCCGACGCCAAGGCGAAAATCTCCGCGTTTGAAGAAGCGGCGGCGGCCGGCGACCGGATCCGGCTGGCGCTGAACACCCTTTCCATGAAGCTGGTGAACATCCCCGGCGGAAGTTTCATGATGGGTTCGGATAAGGGCGGAGGCGATGAGAAACCGGCGCACGCTGTGACAGTCAACCCCTTCCAGATGAGCGAGACCGAGATCACCCAGACCCAGTTCCAGGATCTCATGAAATCCAATCCTGCCTTTTTCAAAGCATCCGGCGCAAATCCGGTGGAGCGGGTGAGCTGGTTCGACGCCATCACCTTCTGCAACCGTCTCAGCGAGAGAGCCAAGCTCGATCCCTGCTACGATCTGAAAACCGGCGCCTGCGATTTCACCAAAAACGGCTTCCGTCTGCCGACCGAGGCGGAATGGGAATACGCCTGCCGCGCCGAAACCGGCACCGATTATTCCACCGGCGACGGTCCCAACGCGCTCAACCGCGCAGGCTGGTATACCGACAACAGCGGGGAAAAAACCCACCCGGTCGGCCAGAAAACCGCCAACGCCTGGGGGCTATTCGACATGCACGGCAATGTGTGGGAGTGGTGCCAGGACTGGTACGCCAAGGACTATTACGCCGGTTCCCCGAAACAGAACGCCGCCGGGCCTTCCTCCGGTTCCGAGCGTGTCCTGCGCGGCGGGAGCTGGATCGACAACACCGGTTCCTGCAAAGCCTCCAAGCGCCGCAGTTACAGCCCGAACAAGAACTACTCGGATATCGGGTTCAGGGTGGCGAGGAGGGGGTGA
- a CDS encoding chalcone isomerase family protein — protein sequence MKKKHLILSGVIVLFLGIILVNSGLAREYKGVTFPDAETIGGAACKLNGIGLRKKLIINVYLGALYLEKPSATAAEVISSDQVKRVVLHFIYNNVSPNDLVNAWNEGFEKNAPAQKAALQYRINTFNGYFTEPVKSGEKIIITYIPGQGTEVSIKGKVKGVIQGKDFMEGLFSIWFGKNPPTEGLKKGMLGE from the coding sequence ATGAAAAAAAAGCATCTGATCCTGAGCGGTGTCATTGTATTGTTTCTCGGCATTATCCTGGTCAATTCCGGTCTTGCCCGTGAGTACAAAGGGGTGACTTTCCCCGACGCCGAAACCATCGGCGGAGCAGCCTGCAAGCTCAACGGCATCGGCCTCCGCAAAAAGCTGATAATCAATGTATACCTGGGCGCGCTCTACCTTGAAAAGCCTTCCGCAACAGCCGCTGAGGTCATTTCCTCCGACCAGGTGAAACGGGTTGTGCTCCATTTCATCTACAATAATGTCAGCCCCAATGATCTGGTGAATGCCTGGAATGAGGGATTCGAGAAAAATGCCCCCGCCCAGAAAGCTGCTCTTCAGTACCGTATCAACACTTTCAACGGTTATTTCACCGAGCCGGTAAAAAGCGGAGAAAAGATTATCATCACCTATATCCCCGGACAGGGAACCGAGGTTTCCATCAAGGGAAAGGTAAAAGGAGTCATTCAGGGCAAGGATTTCATGGAGGGGCTTTTCTCGATATGGTTCGGGAAGAATCCTCCCACCGAAGGTCTGAAAAAGGGAATGCTTGGGGAGTAA
- a CDS encoding OmpA family protein, giving the protein MKTGKFGLAIALFASVMIMLPGCAASNKVKGGAIGAGVGGAIGAIIGHQTGNKTTGAIIGAAVGGTAGVLIGRNMDKQAEELKKVEGAKVERVGEGIQLTMESGILFQTNQATLQAQARQNIQKIAEVLKKYPETDIVVAGHTDSDGAEDYNQKLSERRAQSVTDYLKNLGVSDARLKMVGYGETQPVASNDTAAGKQANRRVEVAIMANENMKKAAQEGKLQ; this is encoded by the coding sequence ATGAAAACAGGAAAATTTGGACTGGCCATCGCACTTTTCGCATCTGTCATGATCATGCTGCCCGGCTGCGCGGCAAGTAACAAAGTAAAAGGCGGCGCCATCGGTGCGGGAGTGGGTGGTGCCATCGGCGCGATCATCGGCCACCAAACCGGGAACAAGACAACCGGGGCTATCATCGGGGCGGCGGTGGGCGGGACCGCGGGTGTGCTCATCGGCCGGAATATGGACAAACAGGCCGAAGAGTTAAAGAAAGTGGAAGGCGCCAAGGTGGAGCGGGTCGGTGAAGGTATTCAGCTTACCATGGAATCGGGAATTCTTTTCCAGACCAATCAGGCCACCCTCCAGGCACAAGCCCGGCAGAATATCCAGAAGATAGCGGAAGTGCTCAAGAAGTACCCCGAGACCGACATCGTTGTTGCAGGACATACCGATTCTGATGGCGCCGAGGATTACAACCAGAAGCTTTCCGAGCGCCGTGCACAATCGGTGACGGATTACCTGAAAAACCTGGGAGTGTCCGATGCACGCCTGAAGATGGTCGGTTACGGCGAAACCCAGCCGGTGGCGTCCAATGACACCGCTGCGGGGAAACAGGCCAACCGCCGCGTGGAAGTGGCCATCATGGCCAACGAGAATATGAAAAAAGCCGCCCAGGAAGGTAAACTACAATAA
- a CDS encoding class I SAM-dependent methyltransferase — MTKDEWYDACAEAAAIIEKQVPEVYRSRTFSGIIGDIKALSPKKAQSLIARKKGLGSQYARLYLTRGIDHGSGYQACASEALGFVLGEKKHDLLGGRILDVGCAVGVTAGVLSLLRVTGFDLFPDLLRAAMLIDSLSGEKHDYAVADMTRDWPFACMFDAVVCGLVCHHLKEQSGILSFFSSAGRVLRPGGSLVITLPSGSISYAWQLENLMNTLEMFGFAPEEGLCGMALSTDSPHSLFWMYTLVFRKTGLSKGSVFIHPGFGFPEYRTPVSREEKGIQARSSGSRNRMVRHRSFRFLRLEALKKACGEKALVFETVEEMQEK, encoded by the coding sequence ATGACAAAAGATGAATGGTACGATGCATGCGCGGAAGCTGCGGCGATAATTGAGAAACAGGTGCCGGAAGTCTATCGTTCGAGGACATTTTCCGGCATCATCGGCGATATCAAGGCTCTCTCCCCGAAAAAAGCCCAGTCGCTCATCGCCCGTAAAAAGGGGCTGGGAAGCCAGTATGCCCGGCTCTATCTAACCCGCGGAATCGACCACGGCAGTGGGTATCAGGCATGCGCTTCGGAAGCCCTGGGCTTTGTGCTGGGAGAGAAAAAGCATGACCTCCTTGGCGGTAGGATTCTCGATGTAGGATGTGCTGTGGGTGTTACCGCCGGGGTATTGTCCTTACTCCGGGTGACCGGTTTCGACCTGTTTCCCGATCTTCTCCGCGCGGCAATGCTCATCGATTCATTGTCCGGGGAAAAGCATGACTATGCGGTGGCCGATATGACCCGTGACTGGCCGTTCGCCTGCATGTTCGACGCTGTGGTCTGCGGGCTGGTATGCCACCATCTCAAGGAGCAGTCCGGGATTCTCTCTTTTTTTTCCAGCGCCGGCCGTGTGCTCCGGCCCGGCGGCTCCCTGGTGATCACTCTCCCTTCCGGTTCGATTTCGTATGCATGGCAGTTGGAAAATCTGATGAACACCCTGGAGATGTTCGGATTCGCCCCTGAGGAGGGTCTGTGCGGAATGGCGCTCTCCACGGACTCCCCCCATTCCCTTTTCTGGATGTACACTCTCGTTTTCAGAAAGACCGGACTGTCAAAGGGCTCGGTATTCATACATCCCGGATTCGGGTTTCCCGAATACCGCACCCCGGTCAGCCGTGAGGAAAAAGGAATACAGGCCAGGTCCTCAGGCTCGAGGAACCGCATGGTCAGACATCGATCTTTTCGATTTCTGCGTCTCGAAGCGCTGAAAAAAGCATGCGGAGAGAAAGCGCTGGTGTTTGAAACGGTGGAAGAAATGCAGGAAAAATAA
- a CDS encoding uroporphyrinogen decarboxylase family protein, translated as MIKREVVKASLDHKAPPYVPWHFTFSQGAREKLIGHYGHTDLESVLDNHLLRLGSVLGFFVDLGDNCYRDLYGVVWDRNVDMNFGAIHEYVLKKPTLKGYDFPSRVDPRFFCDIGEQIALYCDRFRVFNMGLSLFERAWTLRGMENLMVDFLENPNFVDELFHTIADYQIEHIKIALTYDIDGVYFLDDWGQQHGLLMGPALWRKFILPVIRRLYSVVRETGKYVLIHSCGDVDELFDDLIEAGVHCFNPLQPEAMDAHALMSRYSGKLSFYGGLSTQQLLPFGTPEEVRRETSRLIQSGKRGGYICAPAQSIEGDVPLENMLALIETVQEQARKG; from the coding sequence ATGATAAAAAGAGAGGTAGTAAAGGCATCGCTGGATCACAAAGCTCCACCCTATGTACCCTGGCATTTCACCTTTTCTCAGGGAGCCAGGGAAAAACTCATAGGGCATTATGGCCACACCGACCTGGAAAGTGTTCTCGATAACCACCTTCTCCGTCTGGGGAGCGTGCTCGGTTTCTTCGTTGACCTGGGGGATAACTGCTACCGGGATCTTTATGGAGTAGTGTGGGACAGGAACGTGGACATGAATTTCGGCGCCATTCATGAGTATGTGCTGAAAAAACCCACCCTGAAAGGATATGATTTTCCGAGCCGGGTCGATCCCCGCTTCTTTTGCGATATAGGGGAGCAGATTGCCCTCTATTGCGACCGGTTCAGGGTGTTCAACATGGGACTGTCGCTGTTCGAGCGCGCCTGGACCCTGCGGGGCATGGAAAATCTGATGGTGGATTTCCTTGAGAATCCCAACTTCGTAGATGAGCTTTTTCACACCATTGCAGATTACCAGATCGAGCATATAAAAATCGCACTGACGTACGACATTGACGGGGTTTATTTCCTTGACGACTGGGGACAGCAGCACGGCCTTCTCATGGGTCCAGCTCTGTGGAGAAAGTTCATCCTGCCGGTTATCCGGCGGTTGTACAGCGTTGTCCGCGAGACGGGGAAGTATGTTCTCATCCATTCCTGCGGCGATGTGGACGAGCTTTTCGATGATCTTATTGAGGCGGGAGTGCACTGTTTCAACCCGCTTCAGCCGGAGGCCATGGATGCGCATGCCCTCATGAGCCGTTACAGCGGGAAGCTTTCTTTTTACGGCGGTCTCTCCACTCAACAGCTTTTGCCGTTCGGTACACCGGAAGAGGTTCGCAGGGAAACGTCACGGCTTATTCAATCAGGGAAAAGGGGCGGATATATCTGCGCTCCGGCCCAGTCTATCGAAGGGGATGTGCCGCTTGAAAACATGCTCGCTTTGATAGAAACCGTACAGGAGCAGGCGAGGAAAGGATGA
- a CDS encoding DUF433 domain-containing protein: MDWRKHIDSDPSVLMGKPVIKGTRIAVEFILQLLSQGWTEEQILENYQTLTRESLQAVFAFTAECIHDEAVYTILDEIL; this comes from the coding sequence ATGGATTGGAGAAAACACATTGACAGCGATCCCTCGGTTCTCATGGGAAAACCTGTGATTAAGGGGACCCGAATAGCGGTTGAATTTATACTACAGCTTCTCTCTCAGGGATGGACAGAAGAACAGATTTTGGAGAATTACCAGACATTGACACGGGAATCCCTTCAAGCTGTGTTTGCATTTACAGCAGAATGTATCCATGATGAAGCCGTGTACACTATCCTTGACGAGATATTGTGA
- a CDS encoding tagaturonate epimerase family protein: protein MRTLLKKAIQTGALAGKLSPDSVRGAFSGIDGLVVPSVTVTDRGIFALAEPDGDERLAVLSHYPGTLTGFHGEVYTESDGVKTIYLLAAPLDHQNAVQLRAVLPHTGPVLLECRESFGAGDRIGGRGAATPGHIEAIRKSSLTPVLAQQSVRENHKTGRSFENVMDDVTWSVFREGYTSEWGSDADHLKTIEDIDTAVQAGFTMFTIDPSEKIDNDAETYTDEVLSRKFDALFPDIKKGETFIDRYEESAGASRREVVRSGVKYLSAIRHAALAYRHLAGLFGESRFNFELSIDETRTATSVLDHRIIATELALNEVNLFSLAPRFEGDFEKGIDYRGSIEGFSRSLRAHYALSRQLGNYRLSLHSGSDKFSIYPLFGEITDGFFHVKTAGTSYLEAVKTAASEDFDLFRRILSLSIETFEENAASYQISADVRRAPDPSGLSRDEALRLIADDPDVRQVLHIAFGVVLRTMGDELRNTLRTHRETYRRFLVSHIGKHISLLTGR, encoded by the coding sequence ATGAGAACACTGCTGAAAAAAGCTATTCAAACTGGAGCGCTGGCCGGAAAACTATCACCGGACTCTGTCCGGGGCGCTTTTTCGGGAATCGATGGCCTGGTCGTACCGTCGGTGACGGTTACTGATAGGGGAATATTTGCTCTGGCTGAACCGGACGGGGATGAACGATTGGCCGTTCTTTCACACTACCCCGGTACCTTGACCGGTTTTCACGGGGAAGTGTATACCGAGAGCGACGGTGTGAAAACGATATATCTCCTGGCGGCTCCTCTCGACCACCAGAATGCTGTGCAGCTCCGGGCAGTCCTTCCCCATACCGGTCCCGTTCTCCTGGAGTGCCGAGAATCGTTCGGCGCCGGCGACCGTATCGGGGGCAGGGGAGCAGCAACCCCCGGCCATATCGAGGCAATTCGGAAGAGCAGTCTCACACCGGTTCTGGCCCAGCAGTCGGTAAGGGAAAATCACAAGACCGGACGCTCATTCGAAAATGTGATGGACGATGTCACCTGGTCGGTTTTCCGCGAAGGATATACCTCGGAATGGGGTTCCGACGCCGATCACCTCAAAACCATCGAGGATATCGATACTGCGGTGCAGGCGGGATTCACCATGTTCACCATCGATCCCTCTGAGAAAATTGATAATGACGCGGAAACATATACAGATGAAGTATTGTCTCGAAAATTCGATGCCCTCTTTCCGGACATAAAAAAAGGCGAGACATTCATAGACAGATACGAAGAGAGCGCGGGGGCCAGCCGAAGAGAAGTGGTGCGGTCGGGAGTCAAATACCTCAGCGCAATCCGTCATGCTGCATTGGCATACCGTCATCTGGCCGGTCTTTTCGGCGAATCCCGGTTTAATTTCGAACTGTCCATCGATGAAACACGGACTGCGACCTCTGTGCTCGACCACCGCATCATTGCTACCGAGCTGGCGCTCAATGAAGTAAATCTTTTCAGCCTTGCTCCACGGTTCGAGGGGGATTTTGAAAAAGGCATCGATTACCGTGGCTCGATCGAAGGATTCAGCCGCTCTCTCCGGGCGCATTACGCTCTATCCCGCCAGCTTGGAAATTACCGGCTGAGCCTCCATTCCGGCTCGGACAAATTCAGTATCTATCCTCTATTCGGTGAGATAACCGATGGTTTCTTCCATGTCAAAACCGCCGGCACCTCCTACCTGGAGGCGGTAAAGACCGCCGCTTCCGAGGATTTCGATCTTTTCCGGAGGATTCTTTCCCTCTCCATCGAGACATTCGAGGAAAACGCGGCGAGCTATCAGATTTCCGCCGATGTCCGCCGGGCGCCGGATCCTTCCGGACTCAGCCGGGATGAGGCTTTAAGGCTGATTGCCGATGACCCGGATGTCCGGCAGGTCCTGCATATAGCGTTCGGAGTTGTTCTCAGGACAATGGGCGATGAATTGCGGAACACACTCCGGACGCACCGGGAAACTTACAGAAGGTTCCTTGTCTCCCATATAGGGAAGCACATTTCCCTTCTCACGGGACGATAA
- a CDS encoding Gfo/Idh/MocA family oxidoreductase yields MSSRRTFMHATAMAGIAGIVASGRAPAFAQTLNTMRIGQVGLGSHSFLMNLVNPPKDFKGNTKIVSAGVWDDYPGVAEAMGKRGYGKPYSDLEQLIRDSDGIHVEHADYRRVFEFARPALEAGKPVFINRPFTATIADAEEAVRMAKAYNAPIMSASSLEFQPVVAQMQAFVKEKGPVRAYEAYCPEPHFTWHFPHVINYAHAALGGGIDTAYFTGDYVMSLEEREDKVRLMGTSLCVFNYKPKEGQPPMIGMNHVGSYPGSYHINIFAVKENKMFEAGMTDTSVMYYMFFALYDFFTQRKPPRPYEAILEQHRALVAANVSRLTVRPVKLESLGGDDSLPYNESIRRYLVRRTLGKK; encoded by the coding sequence ATGTCATCACGCCGTACTTTCATGCACGCAACAGCTATGGCGGGTATCGCCGGGATCGTGGCCTCCGGGCGCGCCCCTGCGTTCGCCCAGACCCTTAATACCATGCGGATCGGCCAGGTCGGCCTCGGCTCGCACAGCTTTCTCATGAACCTGGTGAATCCCCCGAAGGATTTCAAGGGAAATACCAAAATCGTCTCCGCCGGGGTCTGGGATGACTATCCGGGAGTAGCCGAGGCTATGGGAAAGCGCGGCTATGGCAAACCCTACAGCGACCTTGAGCAGCTTATCAGGGATTCGGACGGCATCCATGTGGAGCATGCCGACTACCGGCGGGTGTTCGAGTTCGCCCGTCCGGCGCTTGAGGCCGGGAAGCCGGTGTTCATCAACCGCCCGTTTACCGCAACCATCGCCGACGCCGAGGAAGCTGTCCGCATGGCCAAAGCCTACAATGCCCCGATCATGTCCGCCTCATCGCTGGAATTTCAGCCGGTAGTGGCGCAGATGCAGGCGTTTGTGAAGGAAAAAGGGCCGGTTCGCGCCTATGAAGCCTACTGTCCCGAGCCGCATTTCACCTGGCATTTTCCCCATGTTATCAACTACGCCCATGCGGCCCTCGGCGGCGGTATCGACACCGCGTATTTCACCGGCGACTATGTCATGTCCCTCGAAGAGCGCGAGGACAAGGTCAGGCTGATGGGAACCTCCCTCTGCGTGTTCAACTACAAGCCGAAGGAGGGCCAGCCCCCGATGATCGGCATGAACCATGTCGGCAGCTATCCGGGGAGCTATCACATCAATATCTTCGCGGTCAAGGAAAACAAGATGTTCGAGGCGGGGATGACCGACACCAGCGTCATGTACTACATGTTCTTCGCTTTGTACGATTTCTTCACCCAGCGCAAACCGCCCCGTCCCTACGAGGCGATTCTCGAACAGCACCGCGCGCTCGTGGCGGCCAATGTCTCACGGCTCACCGTACGTCCGGTCAAACTCGAAAGCCTCGGCGGCGATGACTCACTGCCGTACAATGAATCGATACGGCGGTACCTTGTGCGAAGGACGCTGGGGAAAAAGTAA
- a CDS encoding type II toxin-antitoxin system PemK/MazF family toxin → MEMVKVGEVRRGDVFLINLNPTIGDEIEKVRPCLVVSPDELNLFLKTFIVAPLTTGGYLYPFRVPCRFHGKSGFVVLDQIRTVDRDRFVRHVGKISPSVLKQVLGVLQEMFSP, encoded by the coding sequence ATGGAAATGGTAAAGGTAGGTGAGGTTCGACGCGGAGACGTATTTTTAATCAACTTAAATCCGACTATCGGTGATGAGATAGAGAAGGTGCGTCCTTGCCTGGTTGTATCGCCGGATGAGCTCAATTTGTTCTTGAAGACTTTTATAGTTGCGCCTCTTACAACAGGCGGTTATCTCTATCCATTCCGAGTTCCATGCCGGTTTCATGGTAAATCCGGTTTTGTGGTCTTAGATCAGATTCGCACCGTCGATCGAGACCGTTTTGTTCGCCATGTTGGCAAGATTTCTCCATCTGTACTCAAGCAGGTACTTGGAGTATTGCAGGAAATGTTTTCACCATGA